The Bacteroidota bacterium genome has a segment encoding these proteins:
- a CDS encoding PDZ domain-containing protein: MISAYLTIARQKLSEFCLLSFNKPKKLFLLSIFVFSLISSTQAQGTRLLRQPNISSSHVVYTYGGDIWISSLNSHNAVRLTSTQAVEKDPFLSPDGKFVAFTSNRSGMDAIYSVSIDGGTPTRLTWHPSPSRVRGWTPDGKHILYSSTRETAPSAYDRLWTVSVNGGPSEMLTAQWGTSGSFSPDGKQIVIDRVRRWDVEWRNYRGGQNSPLEIINLKDLSETFIPNESTFDILPVWMGETIYFLSDRDWTSNIWAYSPKSGDLKQITKYTDIDIKWLAASNGKLSFERDGYLHILDPKSDETTQLNITVTGDFPWAETKWEDVSKNARSASISPNGKRAIMESRGEIFTIPVEFGDARNLTQSSDAADRTPIWSPKGDQIAWFSDANGTGYSLMISTQDGLSPTKSISIGESKLGWEPDWSPDGKFIAFVDDDVRMRVVNIAAGTIQTIDVGGNNLERGSVGLSWSPDSQWLAYAKSGSNNFRQIKLWSLKDNKITAITDPFADSFSPSWDLDKKHLYFLASTDVALGSGWANTSAMTANPVYAAYVVNLQKDEPSPFKDKSDEEAIEKEDSEKKDTEKDAKKPETKKGEKEEKDAKPEAPKVIQIDFDGIERRTMALPIPSRNYTFTLSGPSGILFIAERIPNSRGLTIQKFDLKESESKEFASGVNQATVSANGKQMLLNMAGSWKIVETSKPNAKDAKSLKVDLKMKLDRTAEWKQMFNEAWRYEGDYFYDPNMHGRDWKVVYERYAPLIPFVKHRSDLTYILDQVNGELSVGHSFVMGGDFPEVEPVSVGLLGADLVAENNRWKIKRIYTTESWNPELSSPLDQPGTKIQEGFFIVGINGKEITAKDNPYEFLDGTVGKQTVLHLNKKAEFEGSWKEIVKPIRSENALRQRAWVEDNRRLVDKLSNGRLGYIWVPNTGGPGFVSFNRYFFAQQDKEGAVIDERFNGGGSLDDYMVDLMTRSLRAALTNEVPNGKPLQLPAGILGPKVLLINELAGSGGDYFPWAFRQQKIGPLIGSRTWGGLVKSSVHYSLVDGGALTAPDNAVFDPINNKWVAENEGVAPDIEVRQDAKSLDKGIDPQLERAVKEALLLINKHPKKEITPPPFPTPAIKK; the protein is encoded by the coding sequence ATGATCAGTGCATACCTTACTATAGCCAGACAAAAATTGTCTGAGTTTTGTCTTCTTTCTTTTAATAAACCGAAGAAGTTATTTCTATTATCAATTTTTGTTTTCTCACTTATTTCTTCAACACAAGCTCAGGGAACAAGATTATTGCGCCAACCGAACATCAGTTCAAGCCATGTGGTTTATACCTATGGTGGCGACATTTGGATCAGTTCATTAAATAGCCATAATGCCGTACGACTTACAAGTACGCAGGCAGTTGAAAAAGATCCATTTCTATCCCCAGATGGGAAATTTGTAGCCTTTACCTCAAACCGTTCAGGAATGGATGCAATTTATTCCGTTTCAATTGATGGAGGCACTCCTACCCGACTCACATGGCATCCAAGTCCGTCCAGGGTGCGCGGTTGGACACCCGATGGAAAACATATCCTCTATTCTTCAACCAGAGAAACAGCTCCATCCGCTTATGATCGGCTTTGGACAGTTTCAGTGAATGGTGGCCCAAGTGAAATGCTAACAGCTCAATGGGGTACCAGTGGATCATTTTCACCGGATGGTAAACAAATTGTTATTGACCGCGTCAGGCGTTGGGATGTGGAATGGCGTAATTATCGCGGAGGACAAAATTCCCCTCTAGAAATTATCAATCTTAAAGATTTATCGGAAACCTTTATTCCAAACGAAAGTACTTTTGACATTCTTCCTGTATGGATGGGCGAAACAATTTACTTTTTATCCGATCGTGATTGGACCTCGAATATTTGGGCCTATTCTCCAAAATCCGGTGATTTAAAACAAATCACAAAATACACCGACATTGATATCAAATGGTTAGCTGCAAGCAATGGCAAACTGTCTTTTGAGCGCGATGGTTATCTACATATTTTAGATCCAAAATCGGATGAAACAACCCAATTAAATATAACTGTTACAGGAGATTTCCCCTGGGCCGAAACTAAATGGGAAGATGTGAGCAAAAACGCGAGATCAGCATCAATCTCGCCCAATGGGAAACGTGCGATTATGGAATCAAGAGGAGAAATTTTTACTATTCCGGTTGAATTTGGAGATGCAAGAAACTTAACACAAAGTTCGGATGCAGCAGATCGTACTCCAATCTGGTCTCCTAAAGGCGATCAAATTGCCTGGTTCTCGGATGCGAATGGTACAGGATATTCGTTGATGATTTCAACTCAAGATGGATTAAGTCCGACAAAAAGCATCTCTATTGGAGAATCAAAATTGGGATGGGAACCTGATTGGTCGCCAGATGGAAAATTTATTGCTTTTGTCGATGATGATGTTCGCATGAGAGTTGTAAATATTGCCGCAGGAACAATCCAAACCATTGATGTGGGAGGAAACAACCTTGAACGTGGTTCGGTTGGATTAAGCTGGTCGCCTGATTCGCAATGGTTGGCTTATGCAAAATCCGGGTCAAATAATTTTAGGCAAATAAAACTCTGGTCGTTAAAAGACAATAAAATTACTGCCATTACCGACCCATTTGCTGATTCATTTTCACCAAGCTGGGATCTCGACAAAAAGCATCTTTACTTTTTAGCCAGTACCGACGTTGCCTTGGGTTCAGGTTGGGCCAACACCAGTGCCATGACCGCAAATCCTGTTTATGCTGCTTATGTGGTTAATCTGCAAAAAGATGAACCTTCACCTTTTAAGGACAAGAGTGATGAAGAAGCAATAGAGAAGGAAGATTCGGAGAAAAAAGACACAGAAAAAGATGCTAAAAAACCTGAAACAAAAAAAGGAGAAAAGGAAGAAAAAGATGCCAAACCAGAAGCACCTAAAGTAATACAAATCGACTTTGATGGAATCGAACGCAGAACGATGGCTTTACCTATTCCATCACGTAATTATACGTTTACCTTAAGCGGTCCATCTGGTATTTTATTCATAGCTGAAAGGATTCCAAACAGCAGAGGATTAACCATTCAAAAATTTGATCTTAAAGAATCTGAATCTAAAGAATTTGCGAGTGGGGTTAATCAAGCAACCGTTTCGGCTAATGGAAAACAGATGTTGCTTAACATGGCTGGCAGTTGGAAAATTGTTGAAACTTCAAAACCAAATGCAAAGGATGCAAAATCCTTGAAAGTTGATTTAAAGATGAAACTTGACAGAACTGCTGAATGGAAGCAGATGTTCAATGAAGCGTGGCGTTATGAGGGTGATTATTTCTACGATCCAAATATGCATGGCAGGGACTGGAAAGTAGTTTATGAGCGTTACGCTCCATTAATTCCTTTCGTAAAACACCGTTCCGATCTTACCTATATTTTGGATCAGGTAAACGGAGAACTTTCCGTTGGTCATAGCTTTGTTATGGGTGGCGACTTCCCTGAAGTAGAACCGGTTAGCGTCGGATTACTCGGGGCCGATTTAGTTGCAGAAAACAATCGCTGGAAAATCAAACGTATTTACACAACCGAAAGCTGGAATCCTGAATTATCAAGTCCTCTCGATCAGCCCGGCACAAAAATTCAGGAAGGCTTTTTTATTGTTGGGATCAACGGGAAAGAGATTACCGCTAAGGATAATCCTTATGAATTTTTAGATGGAACCGTTGGAAAACAAACTGTTCTGCACTTGAATAAAAAAGCTGAATTTGAAGGTTCATGGAAGGAGATCGTAAAACCCATCAGAAGCGAAAACGCTTTACGTCAGAGAGCCTGGGTTGAAGATAACCGTCGTTTGGTTGATAAATTATCAAATGGCAGGTTAGGATATATCTGGGTTCCAAATACAGGAGGCCCCGGTTTTGTTTCCTTTAACCGATATTTCTTTGCTCAACAAGATAAAGAAGGTGCCGTGATTGATGAACGGTTCAATGGTGGTGGATCTTTGGATGATTATATGGTTGACCTGATGACTCGCAGTTTAAGGGCTGCATTGACCAATGAAGTTCCAAATGGCAAACCTTTACAATTACCTGCCGGAATACTCGGGCCAAAAGTTCTGTTGATTAATGAATTGGCAGGATCAGGTGGAGATTATTTTCCTTGGGCATTCCGTCAGCAAAAGATAGGACCATTAATTGGATCCAGAACCTGGGGCGGTCTTGTGAAATCATCAGTTCATTACAGTTTGGTTGATGGCGGTGCGCTTACAGCACCTGATAACGCTGTATTCGATCCAATCAATAACAAATGGGTTGCAGAAAACGAAGGAGTAGCCCCGGATATCGAGGTACGTCAGGATGCTAAATCGTTGGATAAAGGGATTGATCCACAACTTGAACGAGCTGTGAAGGAAGCTTTATTGTTAATAAATAAGCATCCTAAAAAAGAAATCACCCCTCCTCCGTTCCCAACACCTGCAATTAAGAAATAA
- a CDS encoding ATP-grasp domain-containing protein, translated as MILIDQPYISDFLIKTIKENNIEIISTSAAREMVSDNSLNWISEEDAINNFKTDANSLLLSISENAISWIEKNLGFTNLPNQINLFKNKIRFRELLKDAYPNYFFKGIKFEELKQFKSDDFKFPFILKPAVGFFSVGVYKVDSFDEWNQTIDKIELDIEKIKGSYPKEVVDVSEFIIEEIIGGEEYAIDCYFDHHGEPIILNIFHHIFSSNDDLSDRIYSSSKEIIESLKDKSEEFLKLISAKTNLKNFPAHIEIRIDNDGNINPIEVNPLRFGGWCTTGDLSWFAYGFNSYEYFLKGKKPDWDSIFKTRKGKKYSIVVLDNTSGYSADEIEFFNYDLLLKDFDKPLDLRKVNMKGYPIFGFLFTETSADKEAELVQILNSNLRKYIKLK; from the coding sequence ATGATTCTCATCGATCAACCCTATATCTCAGATTTTCTGATAAAAACTATTAAAGAAAATAATATTGAAATTATTTCGACCTCGGCAGCCAGAGAAATGGTTTCGGACAACTCCCTAAACTGGATTTCAGAAGAGGATGCAATTAACAACTTTAAAACCGATGCAAATAGTTTATTGCTTTCCATCTCAGAAAATGCAATTAGTTGGATCGAAAAGAATCTTGGATTTACGAATCTCCCGAATCAAATTAATCTTTTTAAAAACAAAATAAGGTTTAGAGAACTATTAAAGGACGCATATCCAAACTACTTCTTTAAAGGAATAAAATTTGAAGAACTTAAGCAATTCAAAAGTGATGACTTTAAATTTCCTTTCATCCTTAAACCGGCGGTTGGATTTTTTAGTGTTGGGGTATACAAAGTTGACTCGTTCGACGAATGGAATCAAACCATTGATAAAATTGAATTGGATATTGAAAAGATCAAAGGCTCTTATCCGAAAGAAGTTGTGGATGTTTCCGAATTTATCATTGAAGAAATAATTGGTGGTGAAGAATATGCCATCGATTGTTACTTTGATCATCATGGCGAGCCGATTATACTCAATATTTTTCATCATATTTTTTCATCAAACGATGATTTAAGCGATCGAATTTACAGTTCATCAAAAGAAATTATCGAATCTTTAAAAGATAAATCTGAAGAATTTTTGAAACTGATCAGTGCGAAAACAAATCTAAAAAATTTCCCTGCCCATATTGAAATTAGAATTGACAATGATGGAAATATCAATCCCATTGAAGTTAATCCTTTGCGATTTGGAGGATGGTGCACAACAGGAGATCTATCCTGGTTTGCTTATGGGTTCAATTCTTATGAGTACTTTTTGAAAGGTAAAAAGCCTGATTGGGATTCCATCTTTAAAACAAGAAAAGGCAAAAAGTACAGTATTGTAGTTCTGGATAATACTTCGGGATATAGTGCAGATGAAATTGAATTCTTTAATTACGATCTTTTATTGAAAGATTTTGATAAGCCTTTGGATTTAAGAAAAGTGAATATGAAAGGATATCCGATTTTTGGTTTTCTATTCACCGAAACGAGTGCTGATAAAGAAGCAGAATTAGTTCAAATACTAAATTCAAACCTCAGAAAGTATATCAAACTAAAGTAG
- a CDS encoding TonB-dependent receptor: GKSYGLEILMQQKLSNTIYGIISYTWVRSEFQDKTGKYIPSAWDNQHILNIAAGKKLKRNWEAGMKFRLLGGAPYTPYNIELSSLKTVWDVTRTGILDWNRLNTLRNQVSHGLDIRVDKRWYFRKWALDLYLDIQNIYNFKSKGLGYLDVQRDINGNLIENPNNPDAYLTKEIENTNGTILPSIGIMIEF, translated from the coding sequence TGGGAAAAGCTATGGTCTGGAAATATTGATGCAACAAAAATTAAGTAATACCATATACGGTATCATATCATACACCTGGGTAAGAAGTGAATTTCAGGATAAAACCGGTAAATACATTCCTTCCGCCTGGGACAATCAACATATTTTAAATATAGCTGCAGGTAAAAAACTCAAAAGAAACTGGGAGGCAGGCATGAAATTCCGATTACTTGGAGGTGCTCCCTATACACCATATAATATTGAATTATCCTCTTTAAAAACGGTTTGGGACGTTACCCGCACCGGAATTCTGGATTGGAACCGTTTAAATACTTTGCGTAATCAGGTTAGTCATGGATTAGATATCAGAGTTGACAAGCGCTGGTATTTTAGAAAATGGGCTTTAGATTTATATCTGGATATCCAAAATATTTATAATTTCAAATCAAAAGGATTAGGATACCTGGATGTTCAAAGGGATATCAACGGCAATCTGATAGAAAACCCGAATAATCCTGATGCATATCTTACCAAAGAAATTGAAAATACAAATGGGACAATTCTTCCATCAATTGGCATAATGATCGAATTCTAA
- a CDS encoding carbonic anhydrase family protein, with amino-acid sequence MKKIFKYSFLSIAFTVVLFSCNYSVKTEKTSDSETHQTSAGIKTDCNEVHWSHAAGESGPENWKNLCDGFTACGGVAQSPINIVTSTIEEIGGLSPLNIIYKSSKTDIINNGHTVQFNTSGDNILLIGNKEYELEQFHFHALSEHTINGYHYPIEVHFVHRHSDTDYVVLGIMYEEGEEDPLLTEYLNNFPVSKGEFTSDKSIDLSKLYPAELSYYYYSGSLTTPPCSEIVSWYVLKTPLQASKAQVDKFSKILNNNYRPVMPLNDRKVYGF; translated from the coding sequence ATGAAAAAGATATTTAAATATAGCTTCTTATCAATTGCATTTACCGTAGTTTTATTCTCGTGTAATTATTCAGTCAAAACAGAAAAAACCTCAGATTCAGAAACACACCAAACAAGTGCTGGAATTAAAACAGATTGCAATGAAGTCCATTGGTCGCATGCCGCTGGAGAAAGTGGTCCGGAAAATTGGAAAAATTTGTGCGATGGTTTTACAGCCTGCGGTGGAGTAGCTCAATCGCCGATTAATATTGTCACGAGTACTATAGAGGAAATAGGTGGATTAAGTCCACTTAATATTATTTACAAGTCATCTAAAACTGATATTATTAATAATGGACATACGGTACAATTTAACACCTCGGGAGATAACATCCTGCTCATTGGAAATAAAGAATATGAGTTAGAGCAATTTCATTTTCATGCCTTGAGTGAACATACCATTAATGGGTATCATTACCCCATCGAGGTCCATTTTGTTCACAGGCATTCGGATACAGATTATGTGGTGCTCGGAATCATGTATGAAGAAGGTGAAGAAGATCCGCTCTTAACAGAATATTTAAATAATTTCCCGGTAAGCAAAGGGGAATTCACTTCCGATAAGTCCATTGATTTGAGTAAGCTGTATCCGGCTGAATTAAGCTATTATTATTATTCCGGTTCTTTGACCACACCACCATGTTCGGAAATTGTGAGCTGGTATGTTTTAAAAACCCCACTTCAGGCTTCAAAAGCGCAGGTGGATAAATTTTCGAAAATATTAAACAATAATTATCGGCCCGTTATGCCACTGAATGACAGGAAAGTATACGGATTCTAG
- a CDS encoding GNAT family N-acetyltransferase: MEFRRELKESDINDLRGILVSTGFFYDFEVEVALELAQENLTKGEEKSGYIFIIVEHDNRVLAYACYGKNTCTFHSYDLYWMVVHQDEKGKGIGKMMLKMVDEDVARLGGKNIWIETSSRQLYEPTRAFYENTDCEKVAELPDYYGVNDSKVVYLRKV; encoded by the coding sequence ATGGAATTTAGAAGGGAATTGAAAGAAAGCGATATTAACGATTTGCGCGGAATACTAGTATCTACCGGTTTTTTTTATGATTTTGAAGTAGAAGTTGCACTGGAATTGGCACAAGAGAATTTAACTAAAGGTGAAGAAAAGAGTGGATATATTTTTATCATTGTAGAACATGACAATAGGGTGCTTGCCTACGCTTGTTACGGGAAGAATACCTGTACATTTCATAGTTACGATTTATACTGGATGGTCGTTCACCAGGATGAAAAAGGAAAAGGAATTGGAAAAATGATGCTTAAAATGGTTGACGAGGATGTAGCCCGATTAGGGGGCAAAAATATCTGGATTGAGACATCCTCACGACAGCTTTATGAGCCAACAAGGGCCTTTTATGAAAATACTGATTGTGAGAAAGTCGCTGAGTTACCTGATTATTATGGAGTAAACGATAGTAAAGTAGTATATCTAAGGAAAGTGTGA